A genomic window from Triticum urartu cultivar G1812 chromosome 7, Tu2.1, whole genome shotgun sequence includes:
- the LOC125518454 gene encoding (+)-neomenthol dehydrogenase-like gives MEFHHLIQKHSSYPRSCEWMFQRNEMTTSGKAANLLKDVFQNSYDEALNCLNTNYYGCKRVTEALLPLLKLSTSGARIVNASSLALELKRMPNEKLRNDLCDINLWDEDRIEAVLNTFLEDLKNGRLEQAGWPIMLPTYSVSKMIINLYTRIMARRYPEMRINCVRPGFVKTDICWNLGLLTPEQGARGPVMLALLPDNGPTGCYFDQTEMVNVW, from the exons ATGGAGTTTCACCACCTGATCCAGAAACACTCTAGCTACCCCAGGAGCTGTGAATGGATGTTTCAGAGGAATGAAATGACT ACATCTGGCAAGGCTGCTAATCTTCTTAAAGACGTATTCCAGAATTCCTATGACGAGGCATTAAACTGTCTCAATACCAATTACTATGGATGCAAACGGGTAACAGAGGCTCTTCTGCCACTTTTGAAGCTATCTACATCAGGTGCAAGGATTGTTAATGCCTCCTCCCTTGCGTTGGAGCTGAAG AGAATGCCAAACGAGAAGCTTCGAAATGATTTGTGCGACATCAACCTCTGGGATGAGGACCGAATAGAAGCAGTGTTGAACACATTCTTGGAGGACCTGAAGAACGGGCGGCTTGAACAGGCCGGGTGGCCCATCATGCTGCCAACATACAGTGTATCGAAAATGATCATCAATCTGTACACCAGGATCATGGCAAGGAGGTATCCAGAGATGCGCATCAATTGCGTTAGACCTGGCTTTGTCAAGACTGACATCTGCTGGAATCTAGGGCTATTGACTCCTGAACAAGGTGCAAGAGGGCCAGTCATGCTAGCTCTGCTCCCTGACAATGGACCAACTGGGTGCTATTTTGATCAGACAGAAATGGTGAACGTTTGGTGA